A window of Thermococcus sp. MV5 contains these coding sequences:
- the infB gene encoding intein-containing translation initiation factor aIF-2, producing the protein MKKIRQPIIAVLGHVDHGKCLLPDEKVIVPQYGLTSLRELFEKSSEVVTKNNEQEIRKLKIEVPGISPEGILSNIKSQYIWKIHHKGKIIRLLLKNWHSISVTPEHPFLTNRGWKRADQLRPGDYVAIPKKIEGNEKFEHFINFVYSKISDEELIAKIEESKLDEIRPFFRGQRAYKVERNVFRVEDLATFGLFNHVEKIAFTPRIHRSGKPLYYIKVPKSLEEWKPIFYFAGVMFGDGSTAKIANNNAEVYERLKELEKIGVDVVRVKRRSSYELELKKGGGAILRLLKRLFDYPNCKKAHSLRVPNILFIAPKPLVAEFLRGYFDTDGYVNKKDARIEVLSASKELIEDLSLVLLRFSIFSKIYEVEKGYNGSNKVYHLLVISGRRNLIKFKHWIGFSIKEKQEGLNEIIEKSRKSEAYPIQEELRRLRLLFGFTRTELNEVIPYYAKYESSQLPSYEILKKIFETLRKGSKNLDAKIATLEGSKKDHNYLKAFEAEGLIKDGRLTELGRELIEVWKNREFDSKDIDYVENLVESLVFVPVNAIEEVEYEGYVYDLTTDTGNFVANGIIVHNTTMLDRIRNTRVAEKEAGGITQHIGATEVPIDVVKQLAGPLLSLWKGEIKLPGLLFIDTPGHEAFTSLRARGGSLADLAILIVDVNEGFQPQTLESIEILRKYRTPFVVAANKIDRIKGWKITENEPFLVNIKKQDQRAQQELETKLWELIGKFYEIGFQANRFDRVQDFRKELAIIPISAKYGIGIPELLVLISGLAQKYLEEKLKIEVEGPARGTILEVREEIGFGTTIDVIVYDGTLKKDDMIVVGGKDKAIVTKIRALLKPKPLDEIRDPRYRFDQVEEVSASAGIKIAAPGLEDALAGSPVIAVRSEEELERARGEILDQIKSVIISTDKVGVIVKADTIGSLEALSKELHEKNIPIRKADVGNISKTDVMEALSVKEEEPFYGVVIGFNVKVNEDAEEVANAKKIPLFVGNIIYKIIEDYEAWVKAEEEKKKKEVLAKTKFPGVIKLFPDERYVFRRSHPAIVGIEVLEGRIKPGYPLIKQNGDRVGVIKSIKSKEDFLQEAKKGDQVAVAIEGAMVGRHIHPGEILYVDISKDDAIRLVKELRDVLDETDIKALKKTAKVKAQKDPFWSAL; encoded by the coding sequence ATGAAAAAAATCAGACAGCCCATTATAGCTGTTTTAGGACATGTTGATCATGGAAAGTGTTTATTGCCAGACGAAAAGGTTATAGTTCCCCAATATGGTCTAACTTCTTTGAGAGAACTATTTGAAAAAAGTTCTGAAGTTGTCACAAAGAACAATGAACAAGAGATTAGAAAGTTAAAAATTGAAGTTCCGGGGATTTCCCCTGAAGGAATTCTCTCGAATATAAAATCCCAATATATATGGAAAATTCATCACAAAGGGAAGATTATCAGACTACTCCTTAAAAACTGGCATTCGATTTCTGTTACTCCCGAACACCCATTTCTTACAAACAGAGGTTGGAAGAGAGCAGACCAGCTTAGGCCTGGAGACTACGTTGCGATTCCAAAAAAGATAGAAGGAAATGAGAAATTTGAGCATTTTATTAATTTTGTATACTCAAAGATTTCAGATGAAGAGTTAATAGCTAAGATTGAAGAGAGCAAACTTGATGAGATCAGGCCATTTTTCAGAGGCCAGAGGGCATATAAAGTTGAGAGAAATGTATTCCGCGTTGAGGATCTAGCCACGTTTGGCCTTTTTAACCATGTTGAGAAGATAGCATTTACTCCTAGAATTCACAGATCGGGAAAACCATTATATTATATAAAAGTTCCAAAGAGTCTTGAAGAGTGGAAGCCAATTTTTTACTTTGCTGGTGTCATGTTTGGTGATGGGAGTACTGCAAAGATTGCTAACAATAATGCTGAGGTCTACGAGAGGCTCAAAGAACTTGAAAAAATTGGAGTTGATGTAGTTAGGGTCAAAAGAAGGAGTTCCTATGAACTGGAGCTTAAGAAGGGTGGAGGTGCTATTCTTAGGTTATTGAAAAGACTTTTTGACTATCCTAATTGTAAAAAGGCCCATTCACTTAGAGTTCCGAATATACTTTTTATAGCCCCTAAGCCTCTTGTAGCTGAGTTTTTAAGAGGGTACTTTGACACGGACGGGTATGTAAACAAAAAAGATGCAAGGATAGAAGTGTTGAGTGCATCTAAAGAGTTAATAGAAGATCTTTCACTTGTTCTCTTAAGATTTAGTATTTTCTCCAAGATTTATGAGGTGGAGAAAGGGTATAATGGCTCCAATAAGGTGTATCATCTCCTAGTAATCTCTGGAAGAAGAAATTTAATTAAGTTTAAACATTGGATCGGATTTTCGATTAAGGAGAAACAGGAGGGACTTAATGAAATAATCGAGAAAAGCAGAAAAAGTGAGGCTTATCCAATTCAGGAGGAGCTTAGAAGGCTTAGATTGTTGTTTGGGTTTACTAGAACCGAGTTAAATGAGGTTATTCCATACTATGCAAAGTATGAAAGTTCTCAATTGCCAAGTTATGAGATCCTCAAAAAGATTTTTGAAACTCTTAGGAAAGGTTCTAAGAATCTGGATGCTAAAATAGCAACTCTTGAAGGTTCTAAAAAGGATCATAATTATTTGAAGGCTTTTGAGGCAGAGGGACTGATTAAAGATGGTAGACTAACTGAATTAGGGAGAGAACTTATAGAAGTTTGGAAAAATAGGGAGTTCGACTCCAAAGATATCGATTATGTTGAAAACCTTGTGGAATCACTTGTTTTTGTCCCAGTTAATGCTATTGAGGAAGTTGAATATGAAGGGTATGTTTACGACCTAACCACGGACACAGGAAACTTTGTTGCTAATGGAATAATAGTTCATAATACAACGATGCTTGACCGTATACGTAATACCCGCGTAGCGGAGAAAGAAGCGGGTGGAATTACTCAGCATATAGGTGCTACTGAAGTTCCTATCGATGTTGTTAAACAGCTTGCTGGCCCTCTTTTAAGCCTCTGGAAAGGTGAGATTAAGCTTCCAGGATTACTTTTTATAGATACTCCTGGTCATGAAGCCTTCACAAGTCTTAGAGCAAGGGGAGGAAGCTTGGCAGATTTAGCAATTCTTATAGTTGATGTAAACGAAGGCTTTCAACCCCAAACATTGGAGAGTATAGAGATTTTGAGGAAATATAGGACTCCCTTTGTTGTAGCTGCAAATAAGATCGATCGTATTAAAGGATGGAAAATAACTGAAAATGAACCTTTCTTAGTCAATATTAAAAAGCAGGATCAGAGAGCACAGCAAGAGCTTGAGACAAAACTTTGGGAGTTAATAGGGAAGTTCTATGAAATTGGTTTTCAGGCCAATAGATTTGACCGAGTCCAAGATTTCAGAAAAGAACTTGCAATAATACCAATTTCCGCTAAATATGGAATTGGGATCCCTGAATTGCTTGTGCTTATTTCAGGTTTGGCCCAAAAGTATCTCGAAGAAAAGCTCAAGATAGAAGTAGAGGGGCCGGCAAGGGGAACTATACTTGAAGTTAGGGAGGAAATAGGCTTTGGAACAACAATAGATGTAATAGTTTATGATGGTACCTTAAAGAAAGATGATATGATTGTTGTGGGAGGCAAAGATAAGGCCATAGTCACAAAAATAAGGGCCCTTCTCAAGCCTAAACCTCTTGATGAGATAAGAGATCCGAGATACAGGTTTGATCAGGTTGAAGAGGTTTCTGCTTCTGCAGGTATCAAAATAGCAGCCCCTGGATTGGAAGATGCCCTTGCTGGGTCTCCAGTGATAGCTGTGAGAAGTGAGGAGGAACTTGAAAGGGCTAGAGGAGAGATTCTCGACCAAATAAAGAGCGTGATTATAAGCACAGATAAAGTAGGAGTGATAGTAAAAGCAGACACCATTGGAAGTTTGGAAGCTTTGAGTAAAGAACTTCATGAGAAGAATATCCCCATTAGAAAGGCTGATGTAGGAAATATCAGCAAAACCGATGTTATGGAGGCTCTTAGTGTAAAAGAAGAGGAACCCTTCTATGGCGTGGTTATTGGATTCAATGTGAAAGTTAATGAAGATGCGGAAGAAGTCGCCAATGCCAAAAAAATACCTCTCTTTGTAGGGAACATAATTTACAAGATAATAGAGGACTATGAAGCATGGGTAAAGGCAGAAGAAGAGAAGAAAAAGAAAGAGGTTCTAGCCAAAACCAAGTTCCCCGGTGTTATTAAGCTCTTCCCTGATGAACGATATGTTTTTAGGAGGAGTCATCCAGCTATAGTGGGAATAGAGGTGCTTGAAGGAAGGATAAAGCCAGGATATCCGCTAATAAAGCAAAATGGAGATAGGGTAGGAGTAATAAAATCAATTAAGTCCAAAGAAGATTTCCTCCAAGAGGCTAAGAAAGGAGATCAAGTAGCTGTGGCAATTGAGGGAGCTATGGTGGGAAGACACATACATCCAGGAGAAATCCTTTATGTGGACATAAGTAAAGATGATGCAATAAGGCTAGTGAAGGAACTTAGAGACGTGCTTGATGAAACTGATATAAAAGCTTTGAAAAAGACGGCAAAAGTAAAGGCCCAGAAAGACCCATTCTGGAGTGCTCTTTAA
- a CDS encoding SWIM zinc finger domain-containing protein: MGKKTLQKGKSYYKKGKVLWVLKYKEKLFSKVLGTYPYYVEVDLAKNSNRCTCPQGKDCKHVAAVLMAFEEGFYIESEDPLSESLPELIIEKYFFTEDPALGIEVLLKELQYQINNDESGSEVTRLLRKTLKLFPQAPSAEMRFQIIEIFNEFKRVFSEYKLTEELEKEIKKILNF, translated from the coding sequence ATGGGAAAGAAAACTCTACAGAAAGGGAAAAGCTATTACAAAAAAGGAAAGGTTCTGTGGGTTCTCAAGTATAAGGAAAAACTGTTTTCCAAAGTTCTGGGGACGTATCCATATTATGTAGAAGTGGACTTAGCAAAAAATTCTAACAGATGCACCTGTCCACAGGGCAAAGACTGTAAACACGTCGCTGCTGTACTCATGGCCTTTGAAGAAGGATTCTATATTGAAAGTGAAGATCCCCTCTCAGAGAGTTTACCAGAGCTGATTATTGAGAAGTATTTCTTCACTGAAGATCCTGCACTTGGGATAGAAGTTCTGCTAAAAGAACTACAGTACCAGATAAACAATGACGAAAGTGGGAGTGAAGTTACTAGGCTTTTAAGGAAAACCTTAAAGCTCTTCCCACAAGCTCCCTCTGCAGAAATGAGATTTCAAATAATCGAGATATTTAATGAATTCAAACGAGTATTTTCAGAATATAAGCTGACAGAAGAGTTGGAGAAAGAGATCAAGAAAATCTTAAACTTCTAA
- the rgy gene encoding reverse gyrase — translation MKAVYRGMCPNCQDVISDERLYNKHPCETCLDEEIKSDVYFELVKGIYDALKLKNTLKYWEEVYSLEQRLIEAEKLFKTATGFTFWSAQKTWVKRLVRGESFSIIAPTGMGKSVFGAFMSIYYAKKGKKSYIVLPTTPLVIQTIRRVKTFAEKAGIDVDLAYYHGNMKKKEKEEMLQKIQTGEFDVLITSAQYLARNFDVLKDKRFDFIFVDDVDAFLKASKNIDRSLILLGFTEEIIQKAWEIIRLKKQMAKYLNGNRKDKNEQLKELNKQINAIEKEIREFKRKNSIGVLIVASATGSARGDRIKLYRELLDFEVGSGRSALRNVVDTYLSPQQPIEEHVEEIIKKLGTGGLIFVPIDQGILYAEKLTSYLKDKGFKVELVSARNKKGLEKFENGEADYLIGVATYYGSIVRGLDLPHLIRYAVFTGVPKFRFSIDLEQPTIYRVLGLMSEVMEFLENEDRKNAEKLYARIRRLIRNIPQFEILKIEEALAEGLPLEGFSNHVLEVFKEAVDFLRNILKKEDVLKRIEEDPFVSLKKEEGKWYIEIPDVRTYIQASGRTSRLFAGGITKGLSIVIVDNEKVFNGLKRQMRWRFSEFEMVAFNELDLEKVLQEIDRDREKVKLIMEGKIAEKTKDLVRSALMIVESPNKARTIANFFGHPSKRRIGDLVAYEVSIGELMLTILASGGHMFDLVTNDGYHGVLVNKKDGKLYFVPIYDTLKRCRDCGHQFVDWESKGVCPRCGSKEIRDALENVMAMREIAQEVDEILIGTDPDTEGEKIAWDIRNVLSPYTPTIKRIEFHEVTRPAILKALKEARDVHEGRVNAQLVRRIEDRWIGFELSQKLWEVFENTYLSAGRVQTPVLGWVIQRYKEFVESETNFVRVTLENDLDVTFEGVKDEVEEVVVEDVQLEERELNPLPPYSTDTMLQDASRFLGFSTDYTMRLAQDLFELGLLTYIRTDSTHVSNVGIEVAKEYISDEIGEEYFAPRKWGEEGAHECIRPTRPIDTGRLMQLLRDGVITLARGLTRDHFRLYDMVFKRFMISQMKAAKILYEKAIIDAKVAKTEIDGYIEILYEGWTKLRNPPLRKLPRLEKGQRIRVKEIKKWKAPKVPLFTQGDIIALMKERKIGRPSTYAKIVKTLLDRHYVIETKGRKKLVPTELGTKVYHYLITRYKELVSEERTRQLEELMDRIEENKANYQEILNEMYKEIKKYIA, via the coding sequence ATGAAGGCAGTATACAGGGGCATGTGCCCAAATTGCCAAGACGTGATAAGTGATGAGAGGTTATATAACAAGCATCCATGCGAAACATGCCTTGACGAAGAAATCAAATCTGATGTTTATTTTGAACTTGTTAAAGGAATTTATGATGCCTTAAAACTTAAAAACACATTAAAATACTGGGAAGAAGTGTATTCTCTAGAACAAAGGCTTATTGAGGCAGAAAAACTTTTTAAAACTGCTACTGGGTTCACATTTTGGAGTGCCCAGAAAACATGGGTGAAACGTCTTGTAAGGGGGGAAAGTTTCTCAATCATAGCCCCAACAGGTATGGGGAAAAGTGTTTTTGGGGCGTTTATGTCCATTTACTATGCCAAAAAAGGAAAGAAATCATATATTGTCTTACCGACAACACCTCTGGTCATTCAAACGATCAGGAGAGTCAAAACTTTTGCTGAAAAAGCTGGAATAGATGTTGATTTAGCATATTATCATGGAAATATGAAGAAAAAAGAAAAAGAAGAAATGCTCCAAAAAATCCAAACTGGTGAGTTTGATGTTCTCATAACCTCTGCCCAATATCTTGCGAGAAATTTTGATGTCTTAAAGGACAAAAGATTTGACTTTATCTTTGTAGATGATGTTGATGCTTTTTTAAAAGCTTCAAAGAATATAGATCGTTCGTTGATTTTACTCGGCTTTACCGAGGAGATAATTCAAAAAGCATGGGAAATAATAAGGCTCAAAAAGCAGATGGCAAAATACCTTAACGGAAACAGAAAAGACAAAAATGAACAGTTAAAAGAACTAAATAAACAAATAAACGCAATTGAAAAAGAAATAAGAGAATTTAAACGTAAGAATAGCATTGGAGTTTTGATTGTGGCCTCAGCAACTGGAAGTGCAAGGGGTGATAGGATAAAACTCTACCGTGAACTCCTCGATTTTGAAGTAGGAAGTGGACGATCCGCATTAAGAAATGTAGTGGACACGTACCTATCCCCCCAACAACCAATAGAAGAGCATGTTGAAGAGATCATAAAGAAATTGGGCACAGGAGGCCTTATCTTTGTACCTATTGATCAGGGCATACTCTATGCAGAAAAACTAACTTCCTACCTAAAGGATAAAGGATTCAAAGTCGAATTAGTTTCAGCGAGAAATAAAAAGGGCCTTGAAAAGTTTGAGAATGGAGAGGCCGACTACCTAATTGGGGTTGCAACTTATTATGGATCTATTGTTAGAGGCTTAGATTTGCCACATCTAATAAGGTATGCGGTTTTTACTGGTGTTCCTAAATTCCGATTTAGCATAGATTTAGAACAACCTACTATCTACCGAGTTCTTGGTCTAATGAGTGAAGTTATGGAATTCCTAGAAAACGAAGATAGAAAGAATGCAGAAAAACTCTACGCTAGAATAAGAAGGCTCATAAGGAACATTCCCCAGTTTGAAATTTTAAAGATAGAAGAAGCACTTGCAGAGGGATTGCCTCTAGAAGGATTTTCAAATCATGTTCTCGAGGTATTTAAGGAGGCAGTTGACTTTCTAAGAAATATATTGAAGAAGGAAGATGTCCTCAAGAGAATCGAGGAAGACCCTTTCGTAAGTCTCAAGAAAGAGGAAGGAAAGTGGTACATAGAAATCCCTGACGTTAGGACGTATATCCAAGCAAGCGGGAGGACTTCAAGACTATTTGCTGGTGGTATAACTAAGGGGCTAAGCATAGTAATTGTGGACAATGAAAAGGTGTTCAATGGATTAAAGAGGCAAATGCGCTGGCGCTTTTCTGAGTTTGAAATGGTGGCCTTTAATGAACTAGACCTAGAAAAAGTACTCCAAGAGATTGATAGAGATAGAGAAAAAGTCAAACTTATTATGGAAGGAAAGATCGCAGAGAAAACAAAAGACTTAGTTAGGTCCGCTCTTATGATAGTAGAATCACCAAACAAGGCAAGAACTATTGCGAACTTCTTTGGTCACCCAAGCAAAAGACGTATCGGGGATTTAGTCGCATATGAAGTAAGCATTGGAGAATTAATGTTAACAATCCTTGCAAGTGGAGGACATATGTTTGACCTTGTAACCAATGACGGCTATCATGGGGTCTTGGTAAACAAAAAAGATGGAAAACTCTACTTCGTGCCAATATATGATACTTTAAAGCGTTGTAGAGACTGTGGTCACCAATTTGTGGACTGGGAAAGCAAAGGAGTGTGTCCAAGATGCGGATCTAAAGAGATCAGAGATGCCCTTGAGAATGTGATGGCAATGAGAGAAATTGCTCAGGAAGTTGATGAGATATTAATTGGAACTGACCCGGACACCGAGGGAGAAAAGATAGCATGGGACATAAGAAATGTTCTATCCCCTTACACTCCAACAATAAAAAGGATTGAATTTCATGAAGTTACTAGGCCAGCTATTTTGAAAGCACTGAAAGAAGCAAGAGACGTACACGAAGGCAGAGTAAATGCTCAGCTGGTAAGGAGAATCGAAGATAGGTGGATAGGCTTCGAACTAAGCCAAAAACTCTGGGAAGTCTTTGAGAATACCTATCTTTCAGCAGGAAGAGTTCAAACACCCGTACTAGGATGGGTAATCCAAAGATATAAGGAATTCGTAGAAAGTGAAACTAATTTTGTAAGGGTAACCCTCGAAAATGATCTGGATGTTACCTTTGAAGGCGTTAAGGACGAGGTCGAAGAAGTTGTTGTAGAAGATGTGCAGCTGGAAGAGAGAGAACTTAATCCATTACCACCATACAGTACTGATACCATGCTTCAAGATGCTTCAAGATTTCTAGGATTCTCAACTGACTATACAATGAGATTAGCCCAAGACCTTTTCGAATTAGGTCTTCTTACATATATTAGAACAGACTCAACCCATGTTAGCAACGTTGGTATAGAAGTTGCTAAAGAGTACATAAGCGATGAAATCGGCGAAGAATACTTCGCTCCAAGGAAATGGGGAGAAGAAGGAGCTCATGAATGTATAAGACCAACAAGGCCCATAGACACTGGAAGATTAATGCAACTGCTCAGAGATGGGGTTATAACACTTGCAAGAGGTCTGACGAGAGATCATTTCAGGCTATATGACATGGTATTTAAGCGCTTTATGATATCCCAGATGAAAGCCGCAAAGATACTCTATGAAAAAGCAATCATAGATGCAAAAGTCGCAAAAACGGAAATAGATGGATATATAGAAATCCTCTATGAGGGATGGACAAAACTCAGAAATCCACCACTGAGAAAACTACCAAGACTCGAAAAGGGACAAAGAATTAGAGTTAAAGAGATCAAGAAATGGAAGGCTCCAAAAGTGCCACTTTTCACTCAAGGAGATATAATCGCCCTGATGAAAGAGCGCAAAATCGGAAGGCCATCAACATATGCCAAAATAGTTAAAACCCTCCTTGATAGACACTACGTCATAGAAACCAAAGGGAGAAAGAAACTCGTGCCTACAGAGCTTGGAACCAAAGTATACCATTACCTCATAACCAGGTACAAAGAACTCGTAAGCGAAGAAAGAACTAGGCAGCTTGAAGAGCTCATGGACCGGATAGAAGAAAACAAAGCGAACTATCAAGAAATCCTGAATGAAATGTACAAAGAAATTAAAAAATACATCGCTTGA
- the acs gene encoding acetate--CoA ligase alpha subunit translates to MSIEALFKPKSVAVVGASGKPGKIGYAIMKNLIEYGYEGKIYAVNVKGGEIEVSGRKFQVYKTILDVPDEVDMAVIVVPAKFVPQVVEECGKKGVKVLPIISSGFGELGEEGKKVEQQLVETAHKYGMRILGPNIFGIVYTPAKLNATFGPTDVMPGKLALVSQSGALGIALMGWTILEKVGLSAVVSIGNKSDLDDADMLEYFEDDENTGAILIYMEGVKDGRKFMEVAKRVSMKKPIIIIKAGRSERGAKAAASHTGSLAGADSIYTAAFRQSGVLRALTIGEAFDWARTLSNLPEPNGDNVVILTNGGGIGVMATDAAEEEGLKLYDNLEELKVFANHMPPFGSYKNPVDLTGMAGAEAYEGAVRDALAHPEMHAIAVLYCQTAVLDPRNLAEIVIREYEASGKKKPIVVAIVGGIEAKEAIDILNEKGIPAYPEPERAIKSLSALYRWHNWKMKHKKE, encoded by the coding sequence ATGAGCATAGAAGCACTTTTCAAACCAAAGAGCGTTGCTGTTGTGGGGGCTTCTGGCAAGCCAGGGAAAATAGGATATGCTATTATGAAAAATCTCATCGAATACGGCTATGAAGGGAAGATATATGCAGTAAATGTCAAAGGTGGGGAAATAGAGGTCAGTGGAAGAAAATTCCAAGTTTACAAGACCATTCTTGATGTTCCCGATGAAGTTGATATGGCGGTGATAGTTGTACCAGCAAAGTTTGTCCCACAGGTTGTAGAAGAGTGTGGGAAGAAGGGTGTTAAAGTTCTTCCGATAATTAGTTCAGGATTTGGAGAACTTGGTGAAGAGGGCAAGAAAGTTGAACAGCAACTAGTCGAGACCGCTCACAAGTATGGAATGAGAATTCTTGGTCCAAACATCTTTGGTATTGTTTATACTCCTGCAAAGCTTAACGCCACGTTCGGACCAACTGATGTTATGCCAGGAAAGCTGGCCCTTGTTTCCCAAAGCGGTGCTCTTGGAATAGCACTTATGGGATGGACAATTCTTGAAAAAGTTGGTCTTTCAGCCGTAGTTAGCATAGGAAACAAGAGTGACCTTGATGATGCTGACATGCTTGAATACTTTGAAGACGATGAAAACACCGGTGCTATTTTAATCTATATGGAGGGTGTAAAAGACGGTAGGAAGTTTATGGAAGTTGCCAAGAGAGTCTCAATGAAGAAGCCAATTATAATCATTAAAGCTGGTAGAAGTGAAAGAGGGGCCAAAGCGGCGGCTTCACACACTGGCTCATTAGCCGGTGCTGACAGCATCTACACTGCCGCATTCAGGCAAAGTGGCGTGTTAAGGGCTTTAACAATAGGTGAGGCATTTGATTGGGCAAGAACACTCTCCAACCTTCCAGAGCCAAATGGAGATAACGTTGTGATACTCACAAACGGCGGTGGAATAGGAGTTATGGCCACTGACGCCGCTGAAGAAGAGGGATTAAAGCTTTATGACAACTTAGAGGAGCTTAAAGTCTTTGCAAACCACATGCCGCCATTTGGAAGCTACAAGAATCCTGTTGACCTTACGGGCATGGCTGGTGCTGAGGCCTATGAAGGGGCAGTTAGAGACGCCTTAGCTCATCCAGAGATGCACGCAATTGCTGTTCTCTACTGTCAAACAGCAGTTTTAGACCCAAGAAATCTCGCAGAGATAGTTATCAGAGAATATGAAGCAAGTGGAAAGAAGAAGCCAATTGTAGTTGCAATAGTAGGTGGAATTGAGGCTAAAGAAGCTATTGACATACTTAATGAGAAGGGCATTCCAGCATATCCTGAACCAGAGAGGGCGATTAAATCACTTTCAGCCCTTTATAGATGGCATAACTGGAAAATGAAACACAAGAAAGAGTGA
- the fen gene encoding flap endonuclease-1 yields MGVPIGELVSKKELELENLNGRKVAIDAFNAIYQFLSTIRQRDGTPLMDSKGRITSHLSGLFYRTINLAEAGIKPVYVFDGKPPEFKKKELEKRAEAREEAREKWELALARGDLEEAKKYAQRASKVNELLIEDAKKLLELMGIPWVQAPSEGEAQAAYMASKGDVWASASQDYDSLLFGTPKLVRNLTITGRRKLPGKDVYIEVKPELILLEDVLNGLKLTREKLIELAILVGTDYNPGGIKGLGPKKALEIVRHSKDPLLKYQKTSDVDLYAIKEFFLNPPVTNEYKLEWKMPNEEEVLRFLCDEHDFSEERVKNGLERLKKAIKAGRQFTLDAWFKK; encoded by the coding sequence ATGGGGGTTCCGATTGGTGAGTTAGTCTCAAAAAAAGAGCTGGAATTGGAAAACCTAAATGGTAGGAAAGTAGCCATAGATGCGTTCAACGCTATATACCAGTTCTTATCCACCATCAGACAGAGAGATGGCACTCCTTTAATGGATTCCAAAGGAAGGATAACCTCTCATCTCTCAGGCCTTTTCTATAGAACGATAAATCTCGCGGAAGCAGGAATAAAACCTGTCTATGTCTTTGATGGGAAACCTCCAGAGTTTAAGAAGAAAGAACTTGAGAAAAGAGCCGAAGCAAGAGAGGAAGCACGAGAAAAATGGGAATTGGCCCTTGCCAGAGGCGACTTAGAAGAGGCCAAAAAATACGCCCAACGAGCTTCAAAAGTAAATGAACTTCTAATTGAAGACGCCAAAAAACTTTTGGAACTGATGGGGATCCCCTGGGTTCAAGCCCCCAGTGAAGGAGAAGCCCAAGCCGCCTATATGGCATCTAAAGGGGATGTTTGGGCATCGGCAAGTCAAGATTACGACTCCTTGCTCTTTGGAACACCAAAACTTGTAAGGAACCTCACCATAACAGGAAGACGAAAACTACCTGGAAAAGACGTCTATATTGAGGTTAAACCTGAATTAATACTTCTTGAAGATGTACTGAACGGGCTGAAACTAACAAGAGAAAAACTTATTGAGCTGGCAATACTCGTTGGTACTGACTACAATCCAGGAGGGATAAAAGGATTAGGGCCAAAAAAAGCCCTTGAAATAGTAAGACACTCTAAAGATCCCCTATTGAAATACCAAAAGACAAGTGATGTAGACCTATATGCGATAAAGGAATTTTTCCTAAATCCACCAGTGACAAACGAGTATAAACTAGAATGGAAAATGCCCAATGAAGAAGAAGTACTGAGATTCCTCTGTGATGAGCATGACTTTAGCGAAGAACGTGTAAAAAACGGACTTGAGAGACTCAAAAAAGCAATAAAAGCTGGAAGACAATTTACATTAGATGCTTGGTTTAAAAAATGA
- a CDS encoding transcription initiation factor IIB, with the protein MTKHRICPVCGSDKFVYDSERGEVICASCGFVIQENMIDMGPEWRAFDASQREKRSRTGAPESILLHDKGLSTDIGYDRNVKGLMREKIYRLRKWQSRLRVSDAAERNLAFALSELDRLGARLNLPKHVEEESARLYREAVRKGLIRGRSIESVIAACVYAACRLLKIPRTLDEIADMAKVDKKEIGRSFRFIARNLNLTPKKLFVKPTDYVNKFADELGLSERTRRRAIDLLEQAYNMGLTSGKSPAGLVAAALYIAGLLEGEKRTQREVAEAARVTEVTVRNRYKEMVEKLGLKLPI; encoded by the coding sequence GTGACTAAGCATAGGATTTGCCCTGTTTGTGGCTCTGATAAATTTGTTTATGACTCTGAGAGAGGGGAGGTAATCTGTGCAAGTTGTGGATTTGTAATTCAAGAAAACATGATTGATATGGGTCCTGAGTGGAGGGCTTTTGACGCTTCTCAAAGAGAGAAACGGTCTAGAACTGGGGCACCTGAGAGCATCTTGCTTCATGACAAGGGTCTTTCAACGGATATAGGGTATGACAGAAATGTTAAGGGGTTAATGAGAGAGAAGATTTATCGTCTTAGAAAGTGGCAGAGCAGGCTTAGAGTAAGTGATGCTGCGGAGAGAAACTTAGCTTTCGCATTAAGCGAGCTTGATAGGCTTGGTGCAAGACTAAACCTACCCAAGCACGTGGAAGAAGAATCAGCTCGTCTATACAGGGAGGCTGTAAGAAAGGGGCTTATAAGAGGCCGTTCAATTGAAAGTGTAATCGCCGCATGTGTTTATGCTGCATGCAGATTACTCAAAATCCCGAGGACTTTGGATGAGATAGCAGATATGGCTAAAGTAGATAAAAAAGAGATTGGGAGAAGTTTTAGGTTTATTGCTAGAAACCTTAACCTTACACCAAAGAAACTCTTTGTTAAACCGACCGATTATGTAAACAAGTTTGCAGATGAACTTGGTTTGAGTGAGAGGACTAGAAGAAGAGCAATTGACCTTTTGGAACAGGCTTATAATATGGGTCTTACTAGTGGAAAAAGTCCTGCGGGTTTGGTTGCAGCTGCTTTATACATCGCTGGCCTTCTAGAGGGAGAAAAGAGAACTCAGAGAGAAGTTGCAGAGGCAGCAAGAGTAACAGAGGTAACGGTAAGAAACCGTTACAAAGAAATGGTTGAGAAGCTTGGATTAAAGCTTCCCATTTAA